A region of Roseobacter litoralis Och 149 DNA encodes the following proteins:
- a CDS encoding precorrin-2 C(20)-methyltransferase, with product MTGVLYGVGLGPGDRELMSVKSDRLVRETRNIAYFRKKGRAGRARTIVDGMLRDDVVPFAMEYPVTTEIPLSDPRYNAALSAFYTDCTTHLQTLVQAGEDVVVLCEGDPFFYGSFMHVYTRLKDSLPIEVIPAITGMSAAWTASGAPITWGDDILSTVMGTLDEETLTNAMTQADALVVMKIGRNLPKVRRALAAAGKAERAILVKYASMEGQEICPLAEFDAETLPYFSIIIVHGQGRRP from the coding sequence ATGACCGGCGTATTATATGGCGTCGGTTTGGGTCCCGGTGATCGGGAGCTGATGAGCGTCAAATCAGATCGTCTCGTGCGCGAGACCCGCAACATTGCCTACTTCCGTAAGAAAGGCCGTGCCGGTCGCGCGCGCACCATTGTAGATGGGATGTTGCGCGATGATGTGGTGCCCTTTGCGATGGAATACCCGGTCACGACCGAGATCCCGCTGTCTGATCCGCGCTACAACGCGGCACTTTCGGCCTTTTACACCGACTGCACCACGCATCTGCAAACGCTTGTGCAAGCGGGCGAAGACGTTGTGGTGCTGTGCGAGGGGGACCCGTTCTTTTATGGCTCTTTCATGCATGTTTACACGCGTTTGAAAGACAGTCTGCCGATCGAAGTGATTCCGGCCATCACGGGCATGTCTGCCGCCTGGACAGCGAGTGGCGCGCCGATCACATGGGGCGATGACATTCTGTCGACCGTGATGGGCACGCTGGACGAAGAGACGTTAACCAATGCGATGACACAGGCCGATGCATTGGTCGTTATGAAAATCGGGCGCAACCTGCCCAAGGTGCGCCGGGCACTGGCGGCGGCGGGCAAGGCGGAGCGCGCGATCCTTGTGAAATACGCCAGCATGGAGGGGCAGGAAATCTGCCCTCTGGCCGAGTTCGACGCGGAAACACTGCCCTATTTTTCAATCATCATCGTGCATGGACAGGGCCGCAGGCCGTGA
- a CDS encoding cobyrinate a,c-diamide synthase: MTDVPPGLLISAPSSGTGKTTVMLGLLRALRDDGLTVQPYKSGPDYIDPAFHRAASGRPSFNLDTWAMDPALLNGIAAEMMDADICIAEGSMGLYDGVATKGQTGFGSSAETAMRMGWPVILVVDVGGQAQSAAATALGFKAYAPDLPFAGVILNRVASPRHERLARLGMDKAGIPVLGVLPRRGDLSLPERHLGLIQAVEHPDLETAIAGYAEFLRAHVDLPAIRAAAAGAVQKSGGGLPRPPAQRIALAQDAAFSFTYPHLLKGWRAAGAEILPFSPLADEAPDTSADLVWLPGGYPELHAGQLAAASQFLAGLRAHAETRPVHGECGGYMALGTALIDKEGNTHAMAGLLGLVTSYEKRKFHLGYRRAVLGAAMPGFATGQALRGHEFHYSTILEQPDAALADVFDADGNPVPETGSLRGNVTGTFFHLITPEAA; this comes from the coding sequence ATGACTGACGTACCCCCCGGCCTGCTGATTTCCGCGCCCTCCTCGGGGACGGGGAAAACAACTGTGATGCTGGGCCTGTTGCGCGCCTTGCGTGATGACGGATTGACGGTGCAGCCCTATAAATCCGGGCCTGATTACATTGATCCGGCGTTTCACCGTGCAGCCAGCGGGCGGCCCTCGTTCAACCTTGATACCTGGGCGATGGACCCCGCGCTGCTGAATGGGATCGCGGCTGAGATGATGGACGCGGATATCTGTATCGCGGAAGGGTCCATGGGGCTGTATGATGGGGTCGCCACAAAAGGCCAGACCGGCTTTGGCTCCAGCGCGGAGACGGCGATGCGGATGGGCTGGCCGGTGATTTTGGTCGTCGATGTGGGCGGTCAGGCGCAATCTGCGGCGGCCACGGCACTGGGGTTCAAAGCCTATGCACCTGATTTGCCCTTTGCAGGTGTGATTCTGAACCGCGTGGCCAGCCCGCGTCACGAACGGCTTGCGCGCCTTGGCATGGACAAGGCTGGCATCCCGGTTTTGGGCGTTTTGCCCCGCCGGGGGGATCTGAGCCTGCCGGAACGTCACCTTGGCCTTATTCAGGCGGTTGAACATCCCGATCTGGAAACCGCGATTGCGGGGTATGCCGAATTCCTGCGCGCGCATGTCGATCTGCCGGCGATCCGTGCGGCGGCGGCGGGTGCTGTGCAGAAATCAGGCGGCGGGCTGCCGCGCCCGCCCGCACAGCGCATTGCGCTTGCGCAAGATGCCGCCTTTTCGTTCACCTACCCGCATCTGCTGAAGGGCTGGCGCGCTGCGGGGGCCGAGATCCTACCGTTTTCGCCGCTGGCCGATGAGGCACCTGATACGAGCGCTGATCTGGTATGGTTGCCCGGCGGGTATCCGGAATTGCACGCAGGGCAATTGGCGGCGGCGTCGCAGTTTCTCGCTGGTTTGCGCGCCCATGCAGAGACGCGCCCGGTACATGGGGAATGCGGTGGATACATGGCGCTTGGCACCGCATTGATCGACAAGGAGGGTAACACCCATGCGATGGCCGGGTTGCTTGGCCTTGTGACCTCTTATGAGAAAAGGAAATTCCACCTTGGCTATCGTCGTGCCGTTCTGGGGGCGGCGATGCCCGGTTTTGCCACCGGTCAGGCGCTGCGCGGGCATGAGTTTCATTATTCGACCATTCTGGAGCAACCGGATGCGGCGCTGGCGGATGTGTTCGACGCGGATGGCAACCCGGTGCCTGAAACCGGGTCGTTGCGCGGCAATGTGACGGGGACGTTTTTTCACCTCATTACGCCAGAGGCAGCATGA
- a CDS encoding bifunctional cobalt-precorrin-7 (C(5))-methyltransferase/cobalt-precorrin-6B (C(15))-methyltransferase, with product MTKAPWITIIGLGEDGPDGLPPASHKALAAAEVIMAPRRHLSLLAETTARLIEWPVPFSDGIGLLASLRGQQVVVLASGDPFWFGAGSVIAREFEAGEWRCLPAPSTFARAASHMGWAIDQTICLGLHAAPLTRLRPFLAPHLQLVVLLRDGDAVHALTQYLQGEGFGESELTVMEALGGPREKCTPLRADDVQPRAFQHPVCVALKPKGAGAVLPVAAGLPDAIFETDGVMTKRPVRAVTLSSLAPKPGELLWDIGGGSGSVGIEWLLAHRACRAISVEPRADRVGLIEHNAAALGVDRLRVVHGEAPDVLTGLPSPDAVFIGGGLSAEMMDALEGLLPAGTRIVANAVTLEAERLLAETHAIKGGELLRIDVSTAQPLGAKTAWKPSYPLVQWSGVL from the coding sequence ATGACTAAAGCCCCTTGGATCACCATCATCGGTCTGGGCGAAGATGGACCGGATGGCCTGCCCCCTGCAAGCCATAAGGCCCTTGCCGCTGCCGAGGTGATCATGGCGCCGCGGCGGCATTTGTCATTGCTCGCCGAGACCACTGCCAGGCTGATCGAATGGCCTGTGCCGTTTTCTGACGGGATAGGGCTTTTGGCATCCCTGCGGGGGCAACAGGTCGTGGTTCTGGCGTCGGGTGATCCGTTCTGGTTCGGCGCAGGCTCCGTCATTGCGCGTGAATTTGAGGCGGGCGAGTGGCGATGTCTGCCCGCGCCATCCACTTTCGCGCGGGCCGCGAGCCATATGGGCTGGGCGATTGATCAGACGATCTGCCTTGGCCTGCATGCGGCCCCCTTGACGCGGCTTCGTCCCTTTCTTGCACCACATCTTCAGCTTGTGGTCTTGTTGCGCGATGGGGATGCCGTGCACGCGCTTACGCAATACCTGCAAGGCGAAGGGTTTGGCGAAAGCGAGCTGACCGTGATGGAGGCGCTTGGCGGGCCGCGTGAAAAATGCACGCCGCTGCGCGCCGACGACGTGCAGCCCCGCGCATTTCAGCATCCGGTCTGCGTGGCGCTCAAGCCCAAGGGCGCCGGTGCAGTGCTGCCCGTCGCTGCTGGTCTGCCGGATGCAATCTTCGAAACCGACGGCGTGATGACCAAACGCCCGGTGCGGGCCGTAACCCTGTCGTCCCTCGCACCGAAACCGGGGGAGTTGCTGTGGGACATCGGTGGCGGGTCAGGGTCCGTCGGCATCGAATGGCTGCTGGCGCACCGGGCGTGCCGCGCCATTTCGGTTGAACCGCGCGCAGATCGCGTGGGGCTGATTGAACACAACGCAGCGGCGCTTGGGGTGGATCGTTTGCGGGTTGTCCACGGAGAGGCGCCCGATGTGCTGACCGGGTTGCCAAGCCCTGATGCGGTGTTCATTGGGGGCGGATTAAGCGCGGAAATGATGGATGCGCTGGAGGGACTATTGCCCGCCGGAACGCGCATTGTCGCCAACGCCGTCACGCTCGAGGCTGAACGCCTACTGGCGGAAACGCATGCGATCAAGGGGGGTGAGTTGTTGCGTATTGATGTGTCGACCGCGCAACCGCTGGGTGCCAAAACCGCGTGGAAGCCATCCTATCCCCTCGTGCAGTGGAGCGGCGTGCTATGA
- a CDS encoding precorrin-3B synthase, translating into MNRAASAKAPRVKGWCPGAHRPMASGDGLVVRVRPQMSRLDRTQACRLAELAIGYGNGVIDLTSRGNLQIRGVDQDRHGALLEALMDAHLLDATAEDEARRNILTTPFWGQDGLTENLYPRIVAGLRALPNLPAKMGIVLDTGAQPLLSLASGDFRFERGAQTALILRADGAVTGMEISPDTALSALADLAQWFVDSGGAQAGRMRRHLERNALPDGFQGHAPRRTGTTPQPGPCPEGYLLGAGFGAVDARGLIGLFADDAVVGLRCTPWRLFLLEGASKVATDCFVTKPGAHILNVHACPGAPLCEQGEIETRALAEALATRMPKGQSLHVSGCAKGCAHAGPADVTLVGADGKFDLVRHDAAWDEPSARGLSIDDVFKELTQ; encoded by the coding sequence ATGAACCGCGCAGCCTCTGCGAAGGCTCCCCGCGTCAAGGGATGGTGCCCGGGCGCGCATCGCCCGATGGCCTCGGGCGACGGGCTGGTTGTGCGCGTGCGTCCTCAGATGAGCCGTCTGGATCGCACCCAAGCCTGCAGGCTGGCCGAGCTTGCGATCGGCTATGGCAATGGCGTGATTGATCTGACCTCGCGGGGCAACCTGCAGATCAGGGGCGTGGATCAGGACCGGCACGGTGCACTACTGGAAGCGCTTATGGATGCGCACCTTTTGGATGCCACAGCAGAGGATGAGGCGCGCAGGAATATCCTCACGACGCCTTTCTGGGGGCAGGATGGCCTCACCGAAAACCTGTATCCGAGGATCGTGGCAGGCTTGCGGGCCTTGCCGAACTTGCCCGCCAAAATGGGGATTGTCCTTGATACAGGTGCGCAGCCGCTGTTGTCTTTGGCCTCGGGTGATTTCAGGTTCGAACGTGGCGCACAAACAGCTTTGATCCTGCGCGCGGATGGTGCCGTGACGGGTATGGAAATAAGCCCGGACACGGCGCTGTCCGCGCTTGCTGATCTTGCGCAGTGGTTTGTCGACAGCGGCGGTGCTCAGGCAGGCCGCATGCGCCGCCACTTGGAAAGAAACGCGCTGCCGGACGGTTTTCAGGGCCATGCGCCGCGTCGCACTGGCACGACACCGCAACCGGGTCCTTGCCCTGAGGGATACCTTTTGGGTGCGGGTTTCGGGGCGGTGGATGCACGCGGGTTGATCGGTTTGTTCGCGGATGACGCAGTCGTAGGGCTGCGCTGCACGCCGTGGCGGCTGTTCCTGCTCGAAGGGGCCTCAAAGGTCGCAACCGACTGTTTCGTCACGAAACCCGGTGCGCATATCCTGAATGTCCATGCATGCCCCGGTGCGCCGCTTTGTGAACAGGGCGAAATCGAAACCCGGGCCTTGGCCGAGGCACTTGCCACCCGCATGCCCAAGGGACAAAGCCTGCATGTGTCGGGCTGCGCGAAGGGCTGCGCGCATGCCGGGCCTGCGGATGTCACTCTGGTCGGCGCGGACGGTAAATTCGATCTTGTCAGGCATGACGCTGCATGGGATGAGCCGTCTGCGCGCGGATTGTCCATAGATGATGTTTTCAAGGAACTGACACAGTAG
- a CDS encoding cobalt-precorrin-6A reductase, translated as MTPNLLILGGTTEATALANALAKAGVKGTVSFAGRVERPIRQPLPQRVGGFGGAEGLARYMRAEKITHLVDATHPFAAQMSRNAVAASAQAEVPMIALTRPKWDPEPQDKWQHVADIAGAVAALERAPLRVMLAVGRMHLADFAPNPQHFYLLRLVDPPKAALPLPDAQVIVARGPFTEPDDRALMQEHRIDIVVSKNAGGSGAYAKIAAARALGLPVIMIDRPSVPERHEVATPADVLAWLSHQETDRGV; from the coding sequence ATGACGCCAAACCTGCTGATACTCGGCGGCACGACCGAGGCCACGGCGCTGGCCAATGCGCTGGCAAAAGCTGGGGTCAAAGGCACCGTGTCTTTTGCGGGGCGCGTGGAACGACCGATCCGCCAACCCTTGCCGCAGCGTGTCGGCGGTTTTGGTGGCGCAGAAGGTCTTGCGCGTTACATGCGGGCGGAAAAGATCACCCATCTGGTCGATGCAACCCATCCGTTCGCCGCGCAGATGAGCCGCAATGCGGTCGCGGCCTCTGCGCAGGCCGAGGTGCCGATGATCGCCCTGACCCGTCCCAAATGGGACCCCGAACCGCAGGACAAATGGCAGCATGTTGCGGATATCGCGGGGGCCGTTGCGGCGCTTGAGCGCGCGCCGCTGCGGGTGATGCTGGCGGTGGGGCGCATGCATCTGGCCGATTTCGCGCCCAACCCGCAGCATTTTTATCTGTTGCGGCTGGTGGATCCGCCAAAGGCCGCGCTGCCATTGCCCGACGCACAGGTGATTGTCGCGCGTGGCCCATTTACCGAACCCGACGACCGGGCCTTGATGCAGGAGCACAGGATCGACATCGTCGTGTCGAAAAATGCCGGCGGCAGCGGCGCCTATGCCAAGATCGCCGCCGCGCGCGCGCTTGGGCTGCCGGTCATCATGATAGACCGCCCGTCTGTGCCGGAGCGGCACGAGGTCGCGACCCCCGCTGACGTGCTGGCCTGGCTCAGCCATCAGGAAACCGACCGCGGGGTGTAA
- a CDS encoding precorrin-8X methylmutase has translation MPYQYEKDGAAIYLESFATIRAEAALERFAPDEEQVVVRMIHAAGLVGLEEHVKVAPGMVAAARDALMRGAPIFCDAYMVSEGVTRKRLPADNDVICTLRDARVPDMAARLGTTRSAAALELWRDRLEGAVVAIGNAPTALFHLLEMLEDPDCPRPAAIIGCPVGFVGARESKDALWAANPVPSIIVEGRLGGSAITVAAINAIASRAE, from the coding sequence ATGCCTTACCAATATGAAAAAGATGGGGCGGCCATCTATCTGGAAAGCTTCGCAACCATTCGTGCCGAAGCGGCGTTGGAGCGTTTTGCACCCGACGAAGAGCAAGTCGTCGTGCGCATGATCCACGCTGCAGGTTTGGTGGGCTTGGAAGAGCATGTGAAAGTTGCCCCCGGCATGGTCGCAGCGGCGCGGGATGCGTTGATGCGGGGTGCGCCGATTTTTTGCGATGCCTATATGGTGAGCGAAGGGGTGACACGCAAACGCCTGCCCGCCGATAACGATGTGATCTGCACCCTGCGGGATGCCCGGGTGCCGGACATGGCCGCAAGACTTGGCACAACGCGTTCGGCTGCAGCGCTTGAGCTTTGGCGGGACCGTCTGGAGGGCGCGGTTGTGGCGATCGGCAATGCGCCAACCGCGCTGTTTCACCTGCTGGAGATGCTCGAAGATCCGGACTGCCCACGGCCTGCGGCGATCATCGGCTGCCCCGTCGGGTTTGTCGGCGCAAGAGAGAGCAAAGACGCGTTATGGGCGGCGAACCCGGTGCCATCGATCATTGTCGAGGGTCGTCTGGGCGGCAGCGCCATCACCGTCGCGGCCATCAATGCCATCGCGAGTCGCGCGGAATGA
- the cobA gene encoding uroporphyrinogen-III C-methyltransferase, which yields MSGFVSFVGSGPGDPELLTLKAVDRLKRADAVLFDDLSSGPILTHAKQGADLVGVGKRAGRPSPRQQHVSRLLVEYAEAGGRIVRLKSGDSGLFGRLEEELVALRAAGIEYEIIPGVPSAIAAAAACGIPLTRRFTARRVQFVTGHDASGDLPDDLDLTALADKTACTVVFMGKRTFPRLAQALMARGLPPETPAILAEAVGTQEQTITRTTVAALVAALTSEVGSKPALIFYGPLAEG from the coding sequence ATGAGCGGATTCGTTTCCTTCGTCGGCTCCGGGCCGGGCGATCCGGAGTTGCTGACCCTCAAGGCGGTGGACCGGCTCAAGCGCGCGGACGCTGTTCTGTTTGATGATTTATCCTCTGGCCCGATTTTGACCCATGCCAAGCAGGGCGCCGATCTGGTGGGTGTGGGTAAACGGGCGGGCCGCCCGTCACCCCGTCAACAGCACGTCAGCCGTTTGCTGGTCGAATACGCCGAGGCAGGCGGGCGTATCGTGCGGCTGAAATCGGGCGACAGCGGTCTGTTTGGCCGCCTCGAAGAAGAACTCGTGGCGCTGCGCGCCGCCGGCATTGAATACGAGATCATTCCCGGCGTGCCATCCGCCATTGCCGCTGCTGCTGCCTGCGGTATCCCGCTGACACGCCGTTTCACCGCGCGTCGTGTCCAGTTTGTGACAGGGCATGACGCATCAGGGGATTTGCCGGATGATCTGGACCTCACCGCACTTGCCGATAAAACCGCCTGCACGGTCGTCTTTATGGGCAAACGGACCTTTCCAAGACTGGCGCAGGCCCTGATGGCGCGCGGCCTGCCCCCCGAAACGCCTGCGATCCTCGCCGAGGCCGTGGGCACGCAGGAGCAGACAATCACCCGAACCACCGTTGCGGCACTGGTTGCCGCATTGACGTCAGAGGTCGGATCAAAACCGGCGCTGATTTTCTATGGACCTCTGGCAGAAGGGTAG
- the cobF gene encoding precorrin-6A synthase (deacetylating): MISDLWLIGIGTGAMSHITLEGQQAIRDAAVILLPRKGAGKDDLATVRLKIIEAAGAQAKVVPFEMPVRDETLSYQERVALWHDQIALAWQGALAGTDITGPVALLVWGDPGLYDSTLRIAERLSPRPTIRVVPGITALQALTAAHAIPFNTIDGSVCVTTGQQLRTHGLPGKAETAVVMLDGKCSFMALDDPDLMIWWGAFLGMPEQITIKGRLRAVGTQIVEKRARARADHGWIMDTYLLRKGDG, from the coding sequence ATGATCTCTGATCTGTGGCTTATCGGGATTGGCACCGGCGCGATGTCGCATATCACGCTGGAAGGCCAGCAGGCGATCCGCGACGCAGCCGTGATCCTCTTGCCGCGCAAAGGGGCGGGCAAGGATGACCTCGCCACGGTGCGTCTGAAAATCATCGAAGCAGCAGGCGCGCAGGCAAAGGTCGTGCCGTTCGAGATGCCGGTGCGGGATGAAACACTGTCCTATCAGGAGCGTGTGGCGCTGTGGCATGATCAGATCGCGCTGGCGTGGCAGGGCGCTTTGGCAGGGACAGACATCACCGGTCCGGTTGCCCTGTTGGTCTGGGGCGATCCCGGATTATACGACAGCACCCTGCGTATTGCCGAACGCCTGTCGCCGCGCCCCACGATCCGGGTTGTGCCGGGTATCACGGCTTTGCAGGCTTTGACGGCCGCACACGCGATCCCCTTCAACACCATCGATGGATCGGTCTGCGTCACCACGGGCCAGCAACTGCGCACCCATGGCCTGCCGGGCAAAGCAGAGACTGCCGTTGTGATGCTGGATGGTAAATGCAGTTTCATGGCGCTGGATGATCCGGACCTCATGATCTGGTGGGGGGCTTTTCTGGGCATGCCCGAACAGATAACCATCAAGGGGCGTCTGCGCGCTGTCGGCACGCAGATCGTGGAAAAACGCGCGAGGGCCCGCGCGGATCATGGCTGGATCATGGATACGTATTTGCTGCGCAAAGGCGACGGATGA
- the cobJ gene encoding precorrin-3B C(17)-methyltransferase, with translation MSGWVIIAGLGPGRESCITPEVTEAIAQATDIVGYIPYVRRIAPRAGLTLHESDNRVELDRARHALQMAADGRRVVVVSSGDPGVFAMASAVFEALEAGDATWRALDVRVLPGITAMLAASAAAGAPLGHDFCAINLSDNLKPWDLIEKRLRLAVEADFAMGFYNPRSKARPDGFARVLDVLREGCAPERLLIFARAVSTPEQKIDVVRLAEATPEMADMRTVVLVGSSQTRLIERAGDPIVYTPRSVS, from the coding sequence GTGAGCGGCTGGGTCATCATCGCGGGTCTTGGACCGGGTCGGGAGAGCTGCATTACCCCAGAAGTGACGGAGGCAATCGCGCAGGCCACAGATATCGTCGGCTACATTCCCTATGTGCGCCGCATTGCGCCGCGCGCCGGTCTGACCTTGCACGAAAGCGACAACCGGGTGGAATTGGATCGCGCGCGCCACGCTTTGCAGATGGCTGCCGATGGCCGCCGTGTGGTGGTGGTCAGCTCTGGTGATCCAGGTGTCTTTGCGATGGCCTCGGCTGTTTTCGAAGCCCTTGAAGCGGGCGATGCGACGTGGCGCGCGTTGGATGTGCGGGTTTTACCCGGCATTACCGCCATGCTCGCCGCATCGGCGGCGGCGGGTGCGCCGCTTGGTCATGACTTTTGCGCGATCAACCTGAGCGATAACCTGAAACCATGGGATCTGATCGAAAAGCGGCTGCGACTGGCGGTGGAAGCTGATTTTGCAATGGGTTTTTACAATCCACGCTCCAAAGCGCGCCCCGATGGTTTTGCCCGTGTCCTCGATGTTCTGCGCGAGGGGTGCGCGCCTGAGCGGTTGCTGATTTTTGCCCGCGCGGTTTCCACGCCCGAGCAGAAGATCGATGTGGTGCGGCTTGCCGAGGCGACGCCTGAAATGGCGGATATGCGCACCGTGGTGTTGGTCGGCTCATCCCAGACGCGGCTGATTGAACGGGCGGGCGATCCCATCGTTTACACCCCGCGGTCGGTTTCCTGA
- the bluB gene encoding 5,6-dimethylbenzimidazole synthase encodes MKLTQTHRQALQDILTWRRDVRHFRNDPVAPEVLARLRASMDSAPSVGNSRPWRILQIEDTALRARIIANFEASNAEAAQLYSGSDQQAYLALKLAGLRDAPVHLAVFTDTAPEEGKGLGRQSMPEMLSYSTAMAIHTLWLAARAENIGVGWVSILDPDDVCATLGVPPEWSLTGYLCLGYAETESDTPLLHQTGWQEDTATQWIIR; translated from the coding sequence GTGAAACTGACACAGACACATCGACAAGCGTTGCAGGATATCCTGACGTGGCGTCGTGATGTCCGGCATTTTCGCAACGATCCCGTCGCGCCGGAGGTGCTGGCACGTCTGCGCGCCAGCATGGACAGCGCGCCTTCGGTCGGAAATTCGCGCCCCTGGCGTATCCTTCAGATCGAAGACACTGCCCTGCGCGCCCGGATCATCGCGAATTTCGAAGCGAGCAATGCCGAGGCAGCGCAGCTTTACTCCGGCAGCGATCAGCAGGCCTATCTGGCGCTGAAACTGGCAGGGCTGCGCGATGCACCCGTTCATCTGGCTGTGTTTACCGATACCGCACCGGAAGAGGGCAAAGGCTTGGGGCGTCAGAGCATGCCGGAGATGTTGTCCTATTCAACCGCGATGGCGATCCACACATTGTGGCTGGCGGCACGGGCCGAGAATATTGGCGTCGGTTGGGTGTCGATCCTTGATCCGGACGACGTATGCGCCACATTGGGCGTCCCGCCAGAGTGGTCGCTGACCGGATACCTGTGCCTTGGGTATGCGGAAACGGAGTCAGATACGCCCCTTTTGCATCAGACAGGATGGCAGGAGGATACCGCGACGCAGTGGATTATTCGCTAG
- the cobM gene encoding precorrin-4 C(11)-methyltransferase: MTVHFIGAGPGAADLLTLRGRDLIAACPVCLYAGSLVPEAVLDHCPPGTRIINTAPLDLDAIIAEIADAHAAGQDVARLHSGDLSLWSAMGEQLRRLKALDIPFSVTPGVPSFAAAAASLGQELTLPGLSQSLVLTRTQGRASSMPERETLANFGATGATLALHLSIGNLAKVVEDLTPHYGAACPVAVVFRASWPDERVLRATLATVQAQLDPDISRTALILVGPAIGGEDFAESRLYAADYDRRYRPQSAQSPWSEWRHGDD, from the coding sequence ATGACGGTTCATTTCATCGGTGCAGGCCCGGGTGCGGCGGATCTGTTGACGCTGCGCGGGCGTGATCTTATCGCCGCTTGCCCGGTGTGCCTATATGCGGGGTCGCTCGTGCCTGAGGCTGTGCTGGACCATTGCCCGCCGGGGACGCGGATCATCAACACGGCACCCTTGGACCTTGATGCGATCATCGCTGAGATTGCTGATGCCCATGCCGCCGGGCAGGATGTGGCGCGGTTGCATTCGGGGGATTTGTCGCTGTGGTCTGCCATGGGCGAACAATTGCGACGTCTCAAAGCGCTGGATATCCCCTTTAGCGTGACGCCGGGCGTGCCGTCTTTTGCCGCCGCCGCCGCAAGTCTGGGGCAGGAGTTGACGCTGCCGGGGCTGTCCCAATCACTGGTTCTGACCCGAACGCAGGGCCGGGCGTCGTCCATGCCAGAACGTGAGACGCTCGCGAATTTTGGTGCGACAGGTGCTACGCTCGCGCTGCATCTGTCGATCGGGAACCTTGCGAAAGTGGTTGAGGACCTGACCCCGCATTATGGTGCGGCGTGCCCGGTCGCTGTGGTTTTTCGCGCGAGTTGGCCCGATGAACGTGTGCTGCGCGCCACGCTCGCCACGGTGCAGGCCCAGCTTGATCCGGACATTTCACGCACCGCCTTGATTTTGGTCGGCCCGGCCATCGGCGGTGAGGATTTCGCGGAAAGCCGGTTATACGCCGCTGATTATGACAGACGTTACAGACCACAATCGGCACAAAGCCCGTGGTCGGAATGGAGACATGGCGATGACTGA
- a CDS encoding cobalamin biosynthesis protein has product MIVAGFGFQSAATAASLRDALSETGSQTTVDAIATIDDKTCAKGFRTLAADMSLPIIAVSAPALRKQVTQTQSAASQAARGTGSVAEAAALAAAGPGAKLLAPRVKSSDGKATCALAIGEGA; this is encoded by the coding sequence ATGATCGTGGCAGGTTTTGGGTTTCAATCGGCTGCAACAGCGGCCAGCCTCAGGGATGCGCTGTCTGAAACGGGGTCACAAACCACCGTTGATGCAATCGCAACCATAGACGACAAAACGTGTGCCAAGGGGTTTCGGACCCTCGCCGCTGACATGTCTTTGCCCATCATCGCTGTGTCCGCACCGGCCTTGCGCAAACAGGTGACGCAAACGCAATCGGCGGCGTCACAGGCGGCGCGGGGCACGGGATCGGTTGCCGAGGCCGCAGCCCTTGCCGCAGCCGGGCCGGGCGCAAAACTGCTTGCACCGCGCGTCAAATCATCCGATGGCAAGGCAACTTGTGCACTGGCGATAGGAGAGGGCGCATGA